One Tetrapisispora phaffii CBS 4417 chromosome 2, complete genome genomic region harbors:
- the TPHA0B00710 gene encoding uncharacterized protein (similar to Saccharomyces cerevisiae SFP1 (YLR403W); ancestral locus Anc_4.265) → MFSPSVTMQENFIESNDRKGSVRLDAASARADFSKESSQHGNSGDVEKSSSNSGNLDLFQGGGANQINLNIPSNISKLRRDSVAHLQGVGGVSWGSLAIGSWLKDEVAFHTTLKQSRDHDAALHYNSASRDNQLHIRRLSQIDGGATTGNNLNINVNGNATGYGSPVGLFNATSPPIAYSSYLPNLEKQYCKDYSCCGLSLPSLHDLLRHYEEAHISISPRTFGNNMNVSVNLRNSMASQKKNGLKTNDIGVTKQSLPSHNIIRQELSDPSINVSLAQSPFSSHNTNQPIHYQPSEQHRNSNVPYLYLNGGSVGAVSTNDVFLTQKLKRTQESKKIPNADNSNIADISSIGKIPNTKSSGNTSNMPYTENDFILNNYGAKESGKQQMFMSISGNQIAVSSEQLQISMGDIGQGNNDPSMLLHRQTNDDDTRYDDDADGDGDEDEDEDDEDDDEDDDEFSNNIAFAKTSHRDSTNQVGYIDDPARRLYVMDHEEDKPFKCPVIGCGKTYKNQNGLKYHKLHGHQNQKLHENPDGTISVIDPHSNEPYLDGIGDEKDKPYRCEVCGKRYKNLNGLKYHRGHSTH, encoded by the coding sequence ATGTTTTCACCAAGTGTGACTATGCAAGAGAACTTTATCGAATCAAACGATAGAAAAGGCTCAGTTAGGTTGGATGCTGCCTCTGCAAGGGCAGATTTCTCCAAGGAGTCTTCACAGCATGGAAATAGTGGGGATGTGGAGAAGAGTAGCTCCAACAGCGGGAATCTTGACTTATTTCAAGGAGGCGGTGCCAATCAGATAAATCTCAACATTCCTTCGAATATCTCGAAGTTGCGGAGGGATTCAGTGGCGCATTTACAAGGTGTTGGAGGTGTCTCGTGGGGTTCGCTCGCGATAGGATCCTGGTTGAAAGATGAAGTTGCATTCCATACAACATTGAAACAGTCAAGAGATCATGATGCCGCCTTGCATTACAATTCCGCGTCACGTGATAATCAACTACATATAAGAAGGCTGTCGCAAATTGATGGTGGGGCAACCACTGGTAATAACTTGAATATCAATGTCAATGGCAACGCTACTGGTTACGGGAGTCCCGTAGGATTATTCAATGCTACGTCTCCTCCTATCGCGTACAGCTCGTACCTACCTAATCTAGAAAAGCAATATTGTAAAGATTATTCATGTTGTGGGTTATCATTACCAAGTCTACATGATCTACTAAGGCATTATGAAGAAGCACATATATCTATTTCCCCAAGAACGTTTGGTAATAACATGAATGTCAGTGTAAATTTAAGAAACAGCATGGCATcccaaaagaaaaatggcTTGAAGACAAACGATATTGGTGTCACTAAACAGAGCCTTCCTTCTCACAATATAATTAGACAAGAGCTTAGTGATCCCAGTATAAATGTTAGTTTAGCCCAATCTCCCTTTTCATCTCATAATACTAACCAGCCAATACATTATCAACCTTCGGAGCAGCATAGAAACTCTAACGTTCCTTATTTATACTTGAATGGTGGTTCAGTTGGTGCAGTATCTACAAATGACGTCTTTTTAACTCAAAAGTTGAAAAGAACACAAGAGAGtaaaaaaattccaaatgctgataatagtaatataGCAGATATTTCATCTATCGGAAAGATACCAAATACTAAATCTAGTGGAAATACTAGTAACATGCCTTATACAGAAAATGATTTCATTCTCAATAACTACGGTGCAAAGGAATCTGGAAAGCAACAGATGTTTATGTCAATCTCTGGTAATCAAATCGCAGTTTCATCAGAACAATTGCAAATCTCTATGGGTGATATAGGCCAAGGCAATAATGATCCAAGTATGTTACTGCACCGACAAacaaatgatgatgatacaAGATATGATGATGATGCCGATGGAGATGGGGATGAGGACGAAGACGAAGACGACGAAGATGATGACGAAGATGATGAcgaattttcaaataatattgcaTTTGCCAAGACATCCCATAGAGATTCTACAAATCAAGTAGGTTATATAGACGATCCAGCAAGAAGGCTATACGTTATGGACCATGAAGAGGATAAACCTTTCAAGTGTCCGGTCATCGGTTGTGGCAAAACATACAAGAATCAAAATGGTTTAAAGTACCATAAACTACATGGgcatcaaaatcaaaaattgcaTGAAAACCCGGATGGTACCATCAGTGTTATTGACCCACATTCAAATGAACCATATTTGGATGGGATCGGGGATGAAAAAGATAAACCTTATCGCTGTGAAGTTTGCGGTAAACGTTATAAGAATTTAAATGGTTTAAAATACCATAGAGGTCATTCGACACATTAG
- the DUS3 gene encoding tRNA dihydrouridine synthase DUS3 (similar to Saccharomyces cerevisiae DUS3 (YLR401C); ancestral locus Anc_4.264), with the protein MSGVKHGLEAHGEPDLKRQANDTREKGVAYLKKEYILVDSGSSRSIAEYNDEEEAGAEDRPGLEAQGDGRRKGKGKGRNKKDRGQNKNRDLRQVKEAKQLCPKYIQGDPTAEGAAGPVCAFGDNCRFVHNIQEYLDSKKPEIVSEAFPTCPVFETLGYCPMGFKCKFLSSHYDKDHMELFKRGTEDERKKLWDANHEVNIISGDQKFDLIKRKFPFTKTAHILDIIDSIQQEARDRINQPSANKEGDKKDEESKPATDAPQIVEREKELNERREKQRELYLQYKDTRYFAQEKKTLDFRGKKIVSPLTTVGNLPYRRLMKKLGADITYSEMALATPLIQGTNSEWALPKAHVSEYPGFGVQIACSKAWQAAKAAEALSTNCSNISEINLNSGCPIDLLYKQGSGSALLDNAARMIRCLNAMNYVSNDVPISVKIRTGTKDSHPIADTLVKRLVFETDVAAITLHGRSRQQRYTRSADWDYISKVAKSLREAESEFAESPQGKESRDGKTRIQFVGNGDIYNFEDWTNILQNDHNIDSIMVARGALIKPWIFEEIDSQQYIDKSSTERLEILKDYAKFAMDHWGTDEYGISQSRRFFCEFMSFFHRYIPMGICERFPVKLNERPPSWKGRDDLETLLGGTNVQDWIKVSELFFGKVDDSFVFLPKHKSSSFPAA; encoded by the coding sequence ATGTCTGGTGTGAAGCATGGTTTAGAGGCTCACGGCGAGCCTGATTTGAAGAGACAAGCAAATGACACCAGGGAGAAAGGTGTGGCATACTTGAAGAAGGAGTACATACTTGTGGACAGTGGAAGTAGTAGGTCCATTGCAGAGTACAATGATGAGGAAGAGGCAGGTGCGGAAGACCGTCCTGGTCTTGAAGCTCAAGGTGATGGTAGAAGAAAGGGTAAAGGAAAGGGAAGAAACAAGAAAGATCGTGGTCAGAATAAGAACAGAGATCTAAGGCAAGTGAAAGAGGCCAAGCAGCTGTGTCCTAAGTACATCCAAGGTGATCCAACTGCGGAGGGTGCGGCAGGTCCGGTATGTGCTTTCGGCGACAACTGTAGATTTGTGCATAATATCCAAGAATATTTGGACAGTAAGAAGCCTGAAATCGTGTCAGAGGCATTTCCTACTTGCCCTGTTTTTGAGACGTTGGGATACTGTCCAATGGGTTTCAaatgtaaatttttatcCTCTCATTACGATAAGGATCATATGGAATTGTTCAAGAGAGGAACTGAGGATGAACGTAAGAAGCTATGGGATGCCAATCACGAAGTCAACATTATCTCCGGCGACCAGAAGTTTGACCTGATCAAGAGAAAATTCCCATTCACAAAAACAGCACATATCTTAGATATCATCGATTCTATACAACAAGAAGCTAGAGATAGAATAAATCAACCTTCTGCCAACAAAGAAGGCGATAAGAAAGATGAAGAGAGCAAACCTGCAACTGATGCTCCACAAATCGTGGAAAGGGAAAAGGAGTTGAACGAGAGGAGGGAAAAGCAACGTGAACTCTACTTACAATACAAAGATACAAGATACTTTGCCCAAGAAAAGAAGACGTTAGACTTCCGTGGTAAAAAGATTGTTTCTCCACTAACAACTGTCGGAAATCTTCCATACCGTCGTTTGATGAAAAAACTTGGTGCTGATATCACTTACTCTGAGATGGCTTTGGCTACTCCATTGATCCAAGGTACCAACTCAGAATGGGCCTTACCAAAGGCTCATGTCTCTGAGTACCCAGGGTTTGGTGTCCAGATTGCCTGTTCCAAGGCTTGGCAAGCTGCTAAGGCTGCTGAAGCATTATCTACCAACTGTTCTAACATCAGTGAAATAAATCTAAATTCTGGTTGTCCAATCGACTTGCTGTATAAGCAAGGTTCTGGTAGTGCACTATTAGACAATGCTGCTCGTATGATAAGATGTTTAAATGCTATGAACTATGTTTCCAATGATGTTCCAATTTCTGTGAAAATCCGTACGGGCACAAAGGATTCCCATCCAATTGCTGATACTTTGGTTAAGAGATTAGTATTTGAAACCGATGTAGCTGCTATTACTTTACATGGTAGATCTAGACAACAAAGATATACAAGATCGGCAGACTGGGACTATATCTCTAAAGTTGCTAAATCACTTAGAGAGGCTGAATCCGAGTTCGCAGAGAGCCCACAAGGTAAAGAATCCCGTGACGGTAAGACCAGAATACAATTTGTCGGTAACGGTGATATCTACAACTTTGAAGATTGGACAAACATTTTACAAAACGATCATAATATAGATTCTATCATGGTTGCGCGTGGTGCATTAATCAAACCATGGATCTTTGAAGAAATCGATTCTCAACAGTACATAGACAAGTCAAGCACTGAAAGACTTGAAATTCTAAAAGACTATGCTAAATTTGCCATGGATCATTGGGGTACCGATGAGTACGGTATTTCACAATCTCGTAGATTCTTCTGTGAATTCATGTCTTTCTTCCATCGTTACATCCCGATGGGTATCTGTGAGAGATTTCCGGTTAAGTTGAACGAAAGACCACCATCTTGGAAAGGTAGAGACGATTTAGAGACTCTATTAGGAGGAACTAACGTCCAAGACTGGATCAAAGTCAGTGAGCTCTTCTTCGGAAAAGTTGATGATTCATTTGTCTTCTTGCCAAAGCACAAGAGCAGCTCCTTCCCAGCCGCataa